Below is a genomic region from Oreochromis niloticus isolate F11D_XX linkage group LG13, O_niloticus_UMD_NMBU, whole genome shotgun sequence.
gttagccaccaccattttgtccatctgcatctggaagtcccacaggatcttagctcggtcattctccatcacccttgggggcatctcccgttttgacctcgggacttccaggttatacttggcacagatgttcctgtacactatgccggccacttggttatggcgctccatgtatgccttgcctgctagcatcttgcaccctgctggtatgtgctggattgtctctggggcatctttacacagcctgcacctggggtcttgcctggtgtgatagaccaggcaagatgatatctcccccccgacctggcgtcctgactcctccttgccgtagcatttatgttgtacctcgtcaatctccaGCTGTGatagcagtcccttctttcgaatgttggaacactgagctactagttgtttcgccgtcattgtggatgttgggtatcgaagaatccataggcccctcatcctattcatgtaaccccttccgccagggttacttgcgtagtagcattccaacaacgccctgttttcatctcttgcccaccgatgccttcttgttccagtagcccacttgtcgtcagggtgccctggttcctcaacagctgacgcggaccttgttgatccgggcgacgtccgagccggcatgccgtcatatttatctgtctcgctcatgtctgcggtaggctcgcttagcatagggggtctagccttaggacccttactggatacagacgcccccaggcaggaatcgaacttgcgatccgctgctccaaaggcgtgtagtctaaccactacgctatccagctgcgTAAAAGATTGCGTCACTACAACAGAAGAAAAGTCTGACTCGAGCTTCATCgggagaaaaaataataataaaataaaacaaagtgagAAACGCAGCtggatatacatatatatatatatatatatatatatatatatatatatatatatatatatatatatatatatatatatatatatatatatatatatatatatatttaaaatacaagctgtgtgatttttaaaagaatGGAAATTTAACTTCTGCCTTTTGTTGAGCTACTGATTTTTTATTGAACGTATTTTTGAACATAGATTTAAATATTATGTtggtctgtatttatttattttttttcattctttttaattTCAGAAAGAAAGATGTCTCCAAAGAATCCTCGCCTATTTTCCTGGAAATTAAGTCACAATCAGGGGTTAACGAAGAATGACTTCAAAATCAAAAGAGATTTTgaccaaaaatgtaaaaaaaaaagaaagaataaatgtcattttttataacattaaaaaactgCGCTGACCAATGTTCAGTTACAATTTTATTTGATCTAAAGATGATGCATTTTTTGTTGCtttgcaaaacaaaatcacactAAGATGTTTTGAGTAGTTTTATCTACTGTATTAGACTTTATATGTAgaccttttttttaataccaaGACAGTTCCCCACCTGATATTTACacaattggaaaaaaaagaaaagcaaaatgaaaaaaggaaaaagagaaaaatgtagATGTGTAACTGCATTAAAATCTAAGTACAACAAAATTCATAGGTTTAATAAAGTACATGAAGCAAGAAGTATTGTGAGATCTTAAAAATTGTACAAATCAGCAggaatttacatttttacagttttttttttttaaatttttaataaaagaaacgTATACAAGATGTATGGGAGAGCTTCACCATGTTATTTTTTCATGTATGTGAGGCAGTTCTAATCTTAGAACAAGCTGTTAGGTGACCAAAAGTGACCTTACTGCTCAGTGTAAACACAGACAGGTATGTTCTTACAAGTCATTACATTTCTACTTGTACTTTTTACAACTATCCAGCAATACCGAGCTTTGCATTAACTAAAATATGAGaacacagcaaaaataaatggaTCCAGCAAGATCCTGAAGGGAACAGCCATCAGCTCGCTTTTTAGGCTGCCCTTTagatgcaggtgtgtgtgtgcacattccTGCAAGAAAAGTTGGTTTTCCAGTACTGGTAACAATTTCCTGCAACTGTAAATATTCCTAAAAAGGAACGTTAACTTGTGAAAAAGAGATTCTAAAAAGAAATTgacaatgaaagaaaataagtgttaatacaaacaaatacaaagcaTTTCAGACATAGAGAGAGACGTTATGATAATAAGCTGAAATAGATGAGTAGACCGTGTTGGTAGCTTTGGAGTTAAAGTGGACAATGGTTAATCCAGTGACCCTTATTTTGATTGTGCATATGAAGCACATGTGCTCGTATGGCTGAGGAAGGATTCCAGTATATCCAGTATTTTAGTGTTGGAATAAAGCCTCTCATTCTGTTTGCCATCTCATCAACCACCTTGCTACCAGCTGACCTGTAACATCCAATTATATTCAACCTGACACTTTTCATTGACACTACTTGTGTGGTCTTGCCAAAGCTAATTGCTATCAGATTTCTCTTCTCTTTGCCTGCACATAACTGCAGTCTTATGTGTTTACAGTAGTTTATAGTTTTACAAGTTTAGAGTAACAGAATCGTTCCTGTGTAAAATGCCTCAGACTAAAAATCTCTTTCATAAATCTGACAGACTTATGAACTGTCCCACGCCAGATTTGTGAATGTGTTCCTTTCTTTGGTTTACTTTTAGAAAAACTGTACTTCCTCTTCAAAGTCTCGTTTCTACTGTCTCAGACACAGTGTTCACTGTGGGTgtcatgttttctttctgactACGCCTTTGGCAGCAGGGCAGTGCCTGCAGCACCTCTTTGGGACCCTTATTCATGAATATATAGATGAAAGGGTCCACCAGAGGGCTGAGGTAGAGCAGCAGGTGAGACACTAGCCCCAGATAGCTCACCACCTCTGTCAAGGACAGAGCTTCTAGAAGGAGGTTGAGGATGAAAGGGACATAGAGGACAGTGTAGTTGGCCCAGATTGCACCGATACCCACCACTGTCCTTCTCCTCTCTGGTGATGAAGGATTAGATCTGGAGCAGATCAGAGCCCTCCATGAGTCCACAgcaaagaagaggagaaagggGAAAGGAGCTAGGAGAGCCACAGCGAACCAGAGGTTGTACTGTAGCACAGCGAGAGCCAGGATGGCGAATGGGGCAGCCCATGCCACCAAGGCCACTATGGGATGCCTCCTGATACTGGTGCAGCAGGCAAGGCACTGTGGGTAGGCCACCTGGAGATGGCGCTCCTGAGCTATGAACAGCATGAGGGTGATGTTGGAGACGACACcaaaataaaagatgaagtcGGTGGGATTGGCGGAGAACGTGGAcccactgtccactttctgacTCACATTAGGACGTCCGAAGAAACTGATGATGTCAGAAACCAGGAGGAAGACGACGTGCATGGGAACTTTATTCTCACCTGGAAAATAAACACAGAATTTAAATTAATTGCTGAACTATTGCTCTTAAATACTTCACTCGTACTCAGGTAATACTAAAACCTATCATGATGATGACATGTTGTTAGAAACAGGTGCTTATCCATTATTTGCTGATACAACAGAAGTGCTGAAGATATTTGTTCAGAAGCGTAGAAGTCCCTGATCACTAGCAGTTGGCTTAACAATTATACATTTACCAGGCATGACATTATGGCCACCTGtctaatattgtgttggtccCCCTTTTGCTGCTAAAATAGCCTTGACCTGTTGAGGCATGGACTCAGCTAGACAcctgaaggtgtgctgtggtatctggaACCAAGACATTAGCAACAGATTCCTTAACTTGCGAGATGGGGCTtttgtttgtccagcacatcccacagaCACTCAATTGGATTGGGATCTGGGAAATTTGGAGGCtaagtcaacacctcaaaccATTCCAGaaccatttttgctttgtgaCGGGACACGTTATCCAactgaaagaggccacagccatcGGGGAATACTGTTTCCATGCAAGGATGGACATGGTTTTGCAGCAATGCTTGGGTACAAAATTCCGGCACTAAGAAGCATAAAACTGCTTCACCATGTTTGGTTCTAACAACAGGTATTACCTACAGATTCCCCTCCAGTGAGGGGTCTTTTTAAGTCTTTCTAGTACATAGTGTACTTCCAGTTTTTGTCCTTATTCAACTTCCTAGAAAAACAGCATGCTAAACCCGAGTGGGTAGGAAAGGCTAGACAGAGCTAAATAAATTGAACTGCTGGGATGTTAGTGTGTCTCTCCCAGTTTCGGTGCCTCAACATCGCCCTCCATTCCAGAAACTCTTGCCACCAAGGGGAAAATGACATCTCTTGTGTTACAGTGAAATCCTAGACCACAGTCACCAGTAATTAGGGCTATTTGTTAAAGTGTGTTAAGAGCCACTACTTGTCTGCGCCTATGATTCCTTTGCTGTGGTTCAGtgactttttgcttttcttctcaTTTCCTTTTACATTCTCTGAGGCATGTGTTCTACACCCAACAGTTTGAAGGTTTCTGGTACAAGAAGTATTCCAGAAGGTTATCAGCCAGGCTGTTATGATGCCAGAGACCCAGAGTTTATCTTCATGTGTCTGTGCTGAATTTTATTTCAGGTCTAGCACCTTTTCGGTGCCATCAGTAAGCAGTCCCATTTAGATCAGTGTATTCTGCTACTGTCATCACATGAGCTGTGATATCAGCCTATCGGGAGCATACGCTGCATTCCTGTAGACAAATGTCACTGTTTTCAACCTCCTTATCCCTCTTTGATGATATGGCACAATCATCTCCACTGTCTTTGGTTTTCCTGTCTAGTAGCTCAGTAGATTTATAATAGTGGCTATATATTTAGGGTGAAGAAACAAATTTGTATTGTCTACATTAGCTGTTACCTTGTGTGTAAATTTACAACTGCTGGAAGCAAGACATGAAGTCTTTACAGACTCCTAGTGTCCATCAGGATGCTCAGGAGATGCCCAGAAGCTGTTATCTGCCCAGTTTTTGAGGTAAAAGTAATCAAAGACAATTCATGTTAGATTCAGGGGCTGTTTTCTATGGTTCCCTTTAGCCACACTTGAAAAAGTGTTCAGTGGTGACAAGTAGTTAGAAGTGGGGGTTAAAATGATGCACAGTGATAAAATCCcaagaatgaaataaaataaaaagcatatcCTGTGCTGCACACACTGCCAAAGTGCCAACTTTGTCTCAGCTTTAACCAAAATGTCTAACTCAGACCTCTGCATCCTTAGCTCTGAAATGCTCTACTCTAATCACAAGACATATTTAAACACAGAGAAGACAAACCTTTGGAGAGATTCTTGAGGATGTAAAGAGCGAGTCCAATGGCGGGCAGCCCAAGGCTGAAGGTCAGCCAATTCATCACTTTGGCTAAATGGACATTGGCAGGTGTGGTGTTGTTCCCAGTGGCACTAGTAGTGACACTGAGGAGGTCAGGGCCAGCTATTGTCACCGTGGTGTTGTCAGCCATAAGAGGCTGCACAGCAGCTCTTTATGTGTTCAGCTGTTTAGATGATCAAAGAGGTGATGCTGTGAAGGCAGCAGGCTGTAGTGACCACCTACTGCAGTATGCAAAAACACaaggacaaaatcatttttaatgtgCCAAATAAACACATCAGATGTGTACATGTGAGACCTTAAACACAAACCTCAATATAGACAAATAACAGTGCTTAGCTATCCACCATTCTGTCTAAACTAAGCACTGAGCTCCCATTTAATTTAATACTGTATTTCAATATAAGCACGTTtccttttaagaaaaaaaatgttttttgttaacatgGTTAGTTTTtgtctaaataaatatatatttgtcaTCAAACTGACGGAACATACCAACATGACAGCAGCAGAGAAGGGAGTTAAGTTTAGAGATCGTTTAAGATACAATTCATCCCCACATTTACATAATTTTCTGCTTCCCTGCAGTGCTGCTTGTCCATCCAGAACGTCTGAGTGAGAGTTACCCAGTTTTTGAGGTCTATAATGGAACTAAATGGTGCATTCCTTAAATAAAAACGTCCATTGCAATGCAGAATTCAGAGAAAGGACAGActgtatttttatcatttttaataaCTTTCTTTATGTCCTACCTGTGGTGTATGTTGTGTTTACTTCCATGCGTCAAAACCACTTCGGGTGTGATCCCAGCCTTTTTTCCAGATTAAATTCAAAAACTCTTCAAATATCTCAGTTCCATCTTAAAATGTCAGACACCATGTGTCTTCTTGTGAATCTACGTGTCATGGAACTTTTACAAAGCTGTTTATTGCTGCTGTGCTGAGCCTCATTATCTCAACAGAGCTCAGAAAGCTGCTTTGAATGAGGCGTGGATGTGCTCAGTCTCCTCTGTTGGTGTTCGTGTCTGTGACACAGCAGGATGAGAAGATTTGCATTAAAAACTGATATCAGTATAATTTAACAGCCTTTATGTAAACTTTATTTCTGTATGTTTGTGTCACACTAAAGTTAACTGcccttatttttatttctaaagggaGGAGCCtagattttatttttacccacgctcagaaaaataaaggtgcCAACTGGAACCAAAAGTGGTTCTTTAGACTGATGCTATAGAAGGACCTTTTTTGGTGCCACAAAGAACCTTTCAAACAATGGTTCTCTGAAGAACCATTTCTTTCAGTGGCTCATTGAAGAACCTCTGAAGGTGCCCCAAAGAACCATCAAGAAATGGTTCTTTGGGGCACCTTTAATGGTTTTTCAAAGAACCTTTATAAAAATGGACTTAAAAATGGGTTTAAAACCTTCTTTGACGTAtgatggttctttaaagaaccatgaAGACATCTGAAGAACCATTTAAGAACCATAATTTTTCTGAGAGCAGGAGGATTATTTGCCTTAAagagctgtttgtttttatatcaaatatatGACTCTCAGGGGCAAAACCGaccaacagaaaaacaaaaaacaggaaacgcaacaaaaacaagcaaaaaactcaaattattcagatttaaaaaaaaaaaaaagaaatactgtcATTCCTAAAAtggtagttgtttttttgtttgtttgtttgaaatgCTGCCatattttctgctttgtttttctaaatgttctttttgttgttgttgtttttgtctttttcttttcacgtTCTAAAGCTCAGGGTTATAATCTGGTCAAAAGTGATCAGATAGAACAAATTATTAACCTGCTAAAGTGGGAAATAATGATTTTCCTCTTTCTAAAACTGATCTGAtagaaaacccaaaacaaaacttttcaCATGcgctaaataataataaatggaaTGTCATGTTCATTAGTTTAGTATTAGCTACACAACCTGATAAAGGTTTTTACTTTATGTGACTATCcaggagaaaaactgtaaatgaagaatgtgagcagaaattCTTTGTACATTGTGCATCAGAGTAAAATATACAGGAGCTGAACAGGAACCTGGACTGAACAATGATTCCCTTCTTAATCTGTTTGATGTAGCCTTGCATATCTTACATCTTCTGCACAATGTTTTAGATTTCTCACATACTTTgggtttttccagttttttgctttttaaggcAGATGAGATATAAAACTACTTTTACACTCCTGTTGCATGTCCTGTAGCTGGTACCAGGAACTCAGTGAAGACAAAAAAGCAAGCTGACTTCATACAGGAGGGCATACTAACATTTTCTGACACCAAAAGCATTTGAAATAGTGTAATATATGTAGTAAAACATactgaatattttttaaagagGCTGTTTTGATATTAGAATGGACCTACGATGGCCTGCAGTACTACAAACAGGAAGGATAGACAGATACTTGCTAGCCAACATTTTACAACATTGTGCCAAGAATATGAAACCACTTGAACACGTAGAAAAACTGATCAGTTTGCAGAACCTCCGTTTTAATTCAGCTGTAAAGGGCAAATAAATGTGTTTGAGTGTGGACCATGAGCTCTatagaaataaataatacaCAAGGGAAAATGAGTAATCATAATCAGCATTCTCCACTC
It encodes:
- the si:ch211-132e22.4 gene encoding uncharacterized protein si:ch211-132e22.4, coding for MADNTTVTIAGPDLLSVTTSATGNNTTPANVHLAKVMNWLTFSLGLPAIGLALYILKNLSKGENKVPMHVVFLLVSDIISFFGRPNVSQKVDSGSTFSANPTDFIFYFGVVSNITLMLFIAQERHLQVAYPQCLACCTSIRRHPIVALVAWAAPFAILALAVLQYNLWFAVALLAPFPFLLFFAVDSWRALICSRSNPSSPERRRTVVGIGAIWANYTVLYVPFILNLLLEALSLTEVVSYLGLVSHLLLYLSPLVDPFIYIFMNKGPKEVLQALPCCQRRSQKENMTPTVNTVSETVETRL